One region of Edaphobacter bradus genomic DNA includes:
- a CDS encoding glycoside hydrolase family 3 protein, whose product MFSIKCGTTAFALFLVGISSAIAQSGKTHSSQSQPIGATTHAQERWADRTLKHLTLEEKIGQMIEVRGIMGYYNSQDPAFQQLISDIRKYHLGAVHLSVNTDGPLLLRTEPYEAAMTTNLLQQESHSKVPLIFSVDFERGPSMRLTSFEAFPQPMAFGATHNPAYVEQYAKIVAEESRALGIDWNFYPIADVQINPENPIINTRSFGEDPQEVSSMVTAYIRGSHEGGMLTALKHFPGHGDTDTDSHLNLARVNAPLERLNTVELPPFKAGIQAGSDSVMIAHVAFPALEPDPTKIATTSRQVVSGLLREQLGFKGVIVSDAMEMKGLTKLYPEGGGNAAGRAAVDTVKAGQDLLELPSDLDGTFNGLLQAVKSGEILRAQIDASVRRLLLVKARAGLDARGQHLVDLNKVQYSVGKPSSYALAQEVADHAVTLVRDDNHMLPLHRGEPKPILVVIFVSDAHGDDGRVLEREIRSRIQGATVIYVDRRSAAVEAEGIAALASRAQHVIAAVYSVSQPGPAEVAATSASGLAAQGSAGILKNILDTAGDKTVVLALGSPYSILNFPSIRSYLCTYSWVPTSERSAAKALFGEIPIQGKLPVTLPGIANRGDGIEKEAGTSANAMINQ is encoded by the coding sequence ATGTTCTCTATTAAATGTGGTACGACAGCATTCGCGTTGTTCCTCGTGGGCATCTCGTCTGCAATAGCTCAATCAGGAAAGACACACTCCTCACAGTCACAGCCCATCGGCGCTACGACTCATGCTCAGGAGCGCTGGGCCGATCGAACGCTCAAGCACCTGACGCTCGAAGAGAAGATTGGTCAGATGATCGAGGTGCGCGGCATCATGGGCTATTACAACAGCCAGGATCCCGCCTTCCAGCAACTCATCAGCGACATCCGCAAGTATCACCTCGGGGCCGTACATCTCTCGGTCAACACCGACGGTCCTTTGCTTCTCCGCACAGAACCCTACGAAGCGGCGATGACAACCAACCTGCTTCAGCAGGAGTCGCATTCGAAGGTTCCTCTCATCTTCTCGGTTGACTTTGAGCGCGGCCCGTCCATGCGGCTCACCTCCTTCGAAGCCTTCCCTCAACCGATGGCCTTTGGCGCCACGCACAACCCCGCCTATGTCGAGCAGTACGCGAAGATCGTCGCGGAGGAGTCTCGGGCCCTCGGTATCGACTGGAACTTCTATCCCATCGCGGACGTGCAGATTAACCCTGAGAACCCGATCATCAACACGCGCTCCTTCGGCGAGGATCCTCAAGAGGTCTCCTCCATGGTGACGGCCTACATCCGCGGCTCGCACGAAGGGGGCATGCTCACCGCGCTCAAACACTTCCCCGGCCATGGCGACACGGACACCGACTCACACCTCAATCTAGCCCGTGTGAACGCTCCCCTCGAGCGCCTCAATACGGTAGAGCTTCCGCCCTTCAAAGCCGGCATCCAGGCCGGCTCAGACTCCGTAATGATTGCGCACGTTGCATTCCCCGCGCTTGAGCCTGACCCCACGAAGATCGCTACCACCTCGCGGCAAGTTGTCAGCGGCCTGCTGCGCGAGCAGCTCGGATTCAAAGGCGTCATCGTCTCCGATGCAATGGAGATGAAGGGTCTTACCAAGCTTTATCCTGAGGGCGGCGGCAATGCTGCAGGTCGCGCCGCAGTCGATACTGTGAAGGCAGGGCAGGACCTGCTCGAGCTACCCTCCGATCTGGATGGAACCTTCAACGGCCTGCTGCAGGCAGTAAAGTCCGGAGAGATTTTGCGCGCACAGATCGATGCCAGCGTGCGCCGCCTTCTGCTGGTGAAGGCCAGAGCAGGCCTCGACGCTCGGGGCCAACACCTCGTAGACCTGAACAAGGTTCAGTACAGTGTGGGCAAGCCATCCAGTTACGCGCTGGCCCAGGAGGTCGCCGATCACGCGGTGACGCTAGTCCGCGACGACAATCACATGCTTCCTTTGCACCGCGGTGAACCTAAGCCTATCCTGGTCGTGATCTTTGTGAGCGATGCGCACGGTGATGATGGCCGCGTGCTCGAGCGTGAGATTCGCTCGCGAATCCAGGGAGCGACGGTCATCTATGTCGATCGCCGCTCGGCTGCGGTTGAAGCTGAGGGAATAGCGGCGCTGGCGTCGAGGGCACAGCATGTCATCGCTGCAGTCTACAGCGTGTCGCAGCCCGGCCCGGCAGAAGTTGCCGCCACCAGCGCGAGCGGCCTCGCGGCGCAGGGCTCCGCCGGGATTCTCAAAAATATTCTGGATACCGCCGGAGACAAAACGGTTGTGCTCGCGCTCGGCAGTCCTTACTCCATCCTCAACTTTCCATCCATCCGCAGCTATCTCTGCACCTACAGCTGGGTACCCACTTCCGAGAGGTCCGCGGCCAAGGCTCTCTTCGGCGAGATTCCAATTCAGGGAAAGCTGCCAGTGACCTTGCCGGGCATTGCGAATCGAGGCGACGGAATCGAGAAGGAAGCTGGCACATCCGCAAACGCGATGATCAACCAGTGA